One Alkalicoccus halolimnae DNA segment encodes these proteins:
- a CDS encoding GNAT family N-acetyltransferase, translated as MKIEAFFQPKPELETNRLLLRKIHTEDLDDIFEFSSDPLAAHHMTWEVNKTKEETFRNFVGPAGDAGGDFAIVLKENRKVIGTCAFISWSDEHGQAEIGFILNRSFWGKGYATESVERLIQWGFGVIGLMRIEGRCDLSNMLSEKVMKKSGMTYEGTLRKNAWIKGEFRDSKVYSILKEEYVKSM; from the coding sequence TTGAAAATAGAAGCTTTTTTTCAACCGAAACCTGAACTGGAAACGAACCGCCTTCTGCTGAGGAAAATTCACACGGAGGATCTGGACGATATTTTTGAATTTTCGTCAGATCCTCTTGCTGCTCATCATATGACGTGGGAAGTGAATAAAACGAAAGAGGAAACGTTCCGCAATTTTGTCGGTCCTGCCGGGGATGCCGGAGGGGATTTTGCGATTGTACTCAAAGAGAACAGAAAAGTAATTGGCACGTGTGCGTTTATCAGCTGGTCTGATGAGCATGGGCAGGCAGAAATCGGGTTTATCCTGAACCGTTCCTTCTGGGGGAAGGGTTATGCCACGGAATCGGTAGAAAGGCTGATTCAATGGGGGTTCGGTGTGATTGGGTTAATGCGTATCGAGGGAAGGTGCGACTTGAGCAATATGCTCTCGGAAAAAGTAATGAAAAAATCAGGTATGACATATGAAGGGACGTTACGAAAAAATGCATGGATTAAAGGGGAGTTCCGGGATTCGAAGGTTTATTCGATTTTAAAAGAAGAATACGTAAAAAGCATGTAA
- a CDS encoding GNAT family N-acetyltransferase, whose amino-acid sequence MREEIVIRKALPADIPHIQNIALETWHDTYDDLIPREVQDKFLAEAYSDERMPGRIERTSLFVAEENGEVVGFANFFFKNPQQAELGAVYIYPQAQGRKIGSRLLRAGIQEKNSLEKIYVEVEKENYAGMAFYYAKGFELLEEFEEELFGHKLQTTRMVLHL is encoded by the coding sequence ATGAGAGAAGAAATAGTAATTAGAAAAGCATTGCCGGCGGATATACCGCACATTCAGAACATTGCCTTAGAAACGTGGCACGATACATATGACGATTTGATTCCAAGAGAAGTGCAGGATAAATTTCTAGCTGAGGCGTATTCCGATGAAAGAATGCCGGGAAGAATCGAGAGAACGTCTCTATTTGTCGCAGAAGAGAATGGGGAAGTGGTCGGCTTTGCCAACTTCTTTTTCAAAAATCCTCAGCAGGCCGAACTGGGAGCGGTTTATATTTACCCACAGGCGCAGGGGAGGAAAATCGGAAGCCGGCTTCTTCGGGCTGGAATACAAGAGAAAAACAGCCTCGAAAAGATTTATGTAGAAGTGGAAAAAGAAAATTATGCAGGCATGGCTTTTTATTATGCGAAAGGGTTCGAATTACTAGAGGAATTTGAAGAGGAGCTATTCGGCCATAAACTGCAGACGACACGGATGGTACTGCATCTGTAA
- a CDS encoding class I SAM-dependent methyltransferase encodes MSKEMWDKNFDQYEYLYGSEPNAFIKEKAFLLKKRSVTACFAEGEGRNAVYLAGKGHTVTAYDQSLVGLEKAEKLAREAGVTIETVTADLTKEAPPEEMYDSAIMVFGHVPRDSQRFLFENMMHSLKPGGLLLVEVYSESQLFYNTGGPPSVDLLYDPVEVLQWIRPHFCPHFYCGEVDRVEGTKHTGTGHVIQAVVKKKAAGK; translated from the coding sequence ATGTCAAAGGAAATGTGGGATAAAAATTTTGATCAGTATGAATACTTATATGGGAGCGAGCCGAATGCGTTTATAAAAGAAAAAGCCTTTCTTTTAAAAAAGCGCTCCGTGACGGCCTGTTTTGCAGAAGGGGAAGGAAGAAATGCTGTGTACCTGGCTGGGAAGGGCCATACCGTGACGGCCTATGATCAGTCCCTCGTTGGTCTTGAGAAAGCCGAAAAACTCGCCCGGGAAGCGGGTGTCACGATCGAGACGGTGACGGCTGATTTAACAAAAGAAGCACCGCCGGAAGAAATGTACGATTCGGCCATCATGGTATTCGGCCACGTCCCGCGTGATTCCCAGCGTTTTTTGTTTGAAAATATGATGCATTCGTTGAAACCGGGCGGTCTGCTTCTGGTGGAAGTCTATTCCGAGTCGCAGCTTTTTTATAATACGGGAGGACCGCCGTCAGTGGATCTTTTATATGATCCGGTGGAAGTGCTTCAGTGGATCCGTCCGCATTTCTGCCCTCATTTTTACTGCGGAGAAGTGGACCGCGTGGAAGGCACGAAACATACGGGAACAGGTCATGTTATTCAGGCAGTAGTTAAAAAGAAGGCTGCAGGAAAGTAG